The segment tattattattagctccttcaaatattatagaatttttacatttaatgtctataaataataatataattaaaattaatgaaaaGACAGAAACATCTATTTTGAAACAATTTTTAgatcatttatttatagataattgtatacatttaaacaaaaaagataaaatcattttatatataagtatatcaaaaattttatttttctcaAAGAAAATGTATATGGAAAAAATGCATCATATCTTAACAAatgaatttattaattttacaTACCGTGATTTATACTGTATAGTATATGCATTAAATTGTTCGAAATTTTGTGATTTACCTTTTATTGAATCATTATTgagaaatatttataaattcaaacataaatattcacaaaataaattattaacGATCATATCCATATTTTATTCGTTTAATCTCAACATGTCCATATTTAATTTGCTCATAGcatatacaaataaaaaggagtaaacaacaaaaaaaaaaaaaaaaaaaaaaaaaaaaaaaaaaaaaaaaaaaaaaaaaaaaaaaaaaaaaaaaaaaNNNNNNNNNNNNNNNNNNNNNNNNNNNNNNNNNNNNNNNNNNNNNNNNNNNNNNNNNNNNNNNNNNNNNNNNNNNNNNNNNNNNNNNNNNNNNNNNNNNNNNNNNNNNNNNNNNNNNNNNNNNNNNNNNNNNNNNNNNNNNNNNNNNNNNNNNNNNNNNNNNNNNNNNNNNNNNNNNNNNNNNNNNNNNNNNNNNNNNNNNNNNNNNNNNNNNNNNNNNNNNNNNNNNNNNNNNNNNNNNNNNNNNNNNNNNNNNNNNNNNNNNNNNNNNNNNNNNNNNNNNNNNNNNNNNNNNNNNNNNNNNNNNNNNNNNNNNNNNNNNNNNNNNNNNNNNNNNNNNNNNNNNNNNNNNNNNNNNNNNNNNNNNNNNNNNNNNNNNNNNNNNNNNNNNNNNNNNNNNNtaatatattatatatatatatatatatatatatatatatatatatatatatatatatatatatatatatatatatatatatatatatttatttatttatttatttatttatttatttatttatttatttgtatgtgtttattattttttttatttttcagATTTTTAATGGATGAAgatgaaattaaaaagtacataaaaagaaaacataaaaaaagaaagtcataatataaaatgataaatattattttcatttatcATATAGTCTAAGATAAGATCTGTCGTTTCGGAAAACTctatatcatataaaaacatttcAAAGGATACGccaatttttatttcattaaaatatattttttgtttgttttgtgtgtatatttcaatttcattattaattgttttgtcttttatattttttacattagaacatataatattatttgtatcaTTTTTTGTTCCAAGATTTAAATGATTTGCTTTTTGAATATCATGATCTTTATTCTTTGTTATGATATTATCATTcatttgaatattttttatttgttttataatataattttcttttcttgTCTTTGTTAATgttttatcataatatcCCTTTCCGCTTCCAATTCTATAACccaatttattatatgctATTAAAGGAATTAAAATAATGGTGtcattatctttatataaaaaattaaagagCTCGTAATTTTTTACAAGTTTTGAATAGTTTAATATGAAATTAttgatttttttatatgtagtataatatatatactcataaggaataaatatattaaaatgatattgtactaacaaattattttttatattaaatggAAAGAAGATTAAAtccttttcttttgttGTTATAGGAACATATAATacgaaataaaaataatcatataattgatctataataaataatatatctatttcttttcttgttggtaaatatatacatatattataattagcattattataattttcctCCATATCACAATACTTTTTTGGATCTTCTATATTATGATCATATgcataaaaatgaaaattttcaatatcattttttatgatatcatcatttatattatatttctttaaatattcataagATATATGTGATTCAagttttttataattatatatatatttatatattcttgTAAAATCAAATTGTAcattattctttttttttctaacttctaaagaacaaaataaaatatatagttGTCTTATAAGATATGTATACAAATGATCTATATACAATACACCGTCTTCATCTTTACTATTTGTAATACATCTTTCAATTGAATCTACATAACTATATGATATCTtcttatcattattaatattgtttattatatctttgttattttttataatcatcttatcattaatattcTCATCATTTTTAACAAAAATTCCAGGTTGTAGTTGTTTCTCCTTAATCCAATATTTGAATGTAATGTCCCTTATTTTTTTCGCATTTTGTCTTATGgtttcttttaattttttatggttataaatattagatgatcttattttattatgattacTTATGTCTATTTCAATAATATTAGAAGTATATACCTTAACGTCCAtactatttatattcttacatggtattataaaatagtttcattttttttctcaacaaaaaaaataaaagaaaaaaaaaaaaaaaaaaaaaaaaaaaggaaaaagtATGTACATACACACaattattactatttatTCTTAAAACCAATAAACGTATTAACAAATTTGGATTAATCAACtggatatataaaataaaacacaTTTATTCAACGTTAAAATAAGCTTGTAAGCTTTTAATATTGGTActaaaatattatatcaagaaaaaaaaagttacacttacatatatatttttttttgNNNNNNNNNNNNNNNNNNNNNNNNNNNNNNNNNNNNNNNNNNNNNNNNNNNNNNNNNNNNNNNNNNNNNNNNNNNNNNNNNNNNNNNNNNNNNNNNNNNNNNNNNNNNNNNNNNNNNNNNNNNNNNNNNNNNNNNNNNNNNNNNNNNNNNNNNNNNNNNNNNNNNNNNNNNNNNNNNNNNNNNNNNNNNNNNNNNNNNNNNNNNNNNNNNNNNNNNNNNNNNNNNNNNNNNNNNNNNNNNNNNNNNNNNNNNNNNNNNNNNNNNNNNNNNNNNNNNNNNNNNNNNNNNNNNNNNNNNNNNNNNNNNNNNNNNNNNNNNNNNNNNNNNNNNNNNNNNNNNNNNNNNNNNNNNNNNNNNNNNNNNNNNNNNNNNNNNNNNNNNNNNNNNNNNNNNNNNNNNNNNNNNNNNNNNNNNNNNNNNNNNNNNNNNNNNNNNNNNNNNNNNNNNNNNNNNNNNNNNNNNNNNNNNNNNNNNNNNNNNNNNNNNNNNNNNNNNNNNNNNNNNNNNNNNNNNNNNNNNNNNNNNNNNNNNNNNNNNNNNNNNNNNNNNNNNNNNNNNNNNNNNNNNNNNNNNNNNNNNNNNNNNNNNNNNNNNNNNNNNNNNNNNNNNNNNNNNNNNNNNNNNNNNNNNNNNNNNNNNNNNNNNNNNNNNNNNNNNNNNNNNNNNNNNNNNNNNNNNNNNNNNNNNNNNNNNNNNNNNNNNNNNNNNNNNNNNNNNNNNNNNNNNNNNNNNNNNNNNNNNNNNNNNNNNNNNNNNNNNNNNNNNNNNNNNNNNNNNNNNNNNNNNNNNNNNNNNNNNNNNNNNNNNNNNNNNNNNNNNNNNNNNNNNNNNNNNNNNNNNNNNNNNNNNNNNNNNNNNNNNNNNNNNNNNNNNNNNNNNNNNNNNNNNNNNNNNNNNNNNNNNNNNNNNNNNNNNNNNNNNNNNNNNNNNNNNNNNNNNNNNNNNNNNNNNNNNNNNNNNNNNNNNNNNNNNNNNNNNNNNNNNNNNNNNNNNNNNNNNNNNNNNNNNNNNNNNNNNNNNNNNNNNNNNNNNNNNNNNNNNNNNNNNNNNNNNNNNNNNNNNNNNNNNNNNNNNNNNNNNNNNNNNNNNNNNNNNNNNNNNNNNNNNNNNNNNNNNNNNNNNNNNNNNNNNNNNNNNNNNNNNNNNNNNNNNNNNNNNNNNNNNNNNNNNNNNNNNNNNNNNNNNNNNNNNNNNNNNNNNNNNNNNNNNNNNNNNNNNNNNNNNNNNNNNNNNNNNNNNNNNNNNNNNNNNNNNNNNNNNNNNNNNNNNNNNNNNNNNNNNNNNNNNNNNNNNNNNNNNNNNNNNNNNNNNNNNNNNNNNNNNNNNNNNNNNNNNNNNNNNNNNNNNNNNNNNNNNNNNNNNNNNNNNNNNNNNNNNNNNNNNNNNNNNNNNNNNNNNNNNNNNNNNNNNNNNNNNNNNNNNNNNNNNNNNNNNNNNNNNNNNNNNNNNNNNNNNNNNNNNNNNNNNNNNNNNNNNNNNNNNNNNNNNNNNNNNNNNNNNNNNNNNNNNNNNNNNNNNNNNNNNNNNNNNNNNNNNNNNNNNNNNNNNNNNNNNNNNNNNNNNNNNNNNNNNNNNNNNNNNNNNNNNNNNNNNNNNNNNNNNNNNNNNNNNNNNNNNNNNNNNNNNNNNNNNNNNNNNNNNNNNNNNNNNNNNNNNNNNNNNNNNNNNNNNNNNNNNNNNNNNNNNNNNNNNNNNNNNNNNNNNNNNNNNNNNNNNNNNNNNNNNNNNNNNNNNNNNNNNNNNNNNNNNNNNNNNNNNNNNNNNNNNNNNNNNNNNNNNNNNNNNNNNNNNNNNNNNNNNNNNNNNNNNNNNNNNNNNNNNNNNNNNNNNNNNNNNNNNNNNNNNNNNNNNNNNNNNNNNNNNNNNNNNNNNNNNNNNNNNNNNNNNNNNNNNNNNNNNNNNNNNNNNNNNNNNNNNNNNNNNNNNNNNNNNNNNNNNNNNNNNNNNNNNNNNNNNNNNNNNNNNNNNNNNNNNNNNNNNNNNNNNNNNNNNNNNNNNNNNNNNNNNNNNNNNNNNNNNNNNNNNNNNNNNNNNNNNNNNNNNNNNNNNNNNNNNNNNNNNNNNNNNNNNNNNNNNNNNNNNNNNNNNNNNNNNNNNNNNNNNNNNNNNNNNNNNNNNNNNNNNNNNNNNNNNNNNNNNNNNNNNNNNNNNNNNNNNNNNNNNNNNNNNNNNNNNNNNNNNNNNNNNNNNNNNNNNNNNNNNNNNNNNNNNNNNNNNNNNNNNNNNNNNNNNNNNNNNNNNNNNNNNNNNNNNNNNNNNNNNNNNNNNNNNNNNNNNNNNNNNNNNNNNNNNNNNNNNNNNNNNNNNNNNNNNNNNNNNNNNNNNNNNNNNNNNNNNNNNNNNNNNNNNNNNNNNNNNNNNNNNNNNNNNNNNNNNNNNNNNNNNNNNNNNNNNNNNNNNNNNNNNNNNNNNNNNNNNNNNNNNNNNNNNNNNNNNNNNNNNNNNNNNNNNNNNNNNNNNNNNNNNNNNNNNNNNNNNNNNNNNNNNNNNNNNNNNNNNNNNNNNNNNNNNNNNNNNNNNNNNNNNNNNNNNNNNNNNNNNNNNNNNNNNNNNNNNNNNNNNNNNNNNNNNNNNNNNNNNNNNNNNNNNNNNNNNNNNNNNNNNNNNNNNNNNNNNNNNNNNNNNNNNNNNNNNNNNNNNNNNNNNNNNNNNNNNNNNNNNNNNNNNNNNNNNNNNNNNNNNNNNNNNNNNNNNNNNNNNNNNNNNNNNNNNNNNNNNNNNNNNNNNNNNNNNNNNNNNNNNNNNNNNNNNNNNNNNNNNNNNNNNNNNNNNNNNNNNNNNNNNNNNNNNNNNNNNNNNNNNNNNNNNNNNNNNNNNNNNNNNNNNNNNNNNNNNNNNNNNNNNNNNNNNNNNNNNNNNNNNNNNNNNNNNNNNNNNNNNNNNNNNNNNNNNNNNNNNNNNNNNNNNNNNNNNNNNNNNNNNNNNNNNNNNNNNNNNNNNNNNNNNNNNNNNNNNNNNNNNNNNNNNNNNNNNNNNNNNNNNNNNNNNNNNNNNNNNNNNAATAATAAGGAacaaaaggaaaaaaaaaacatacaTGGATGTgacaataatattattcaaaataggaacaattttgaaaaaaagaaaaaaacgaatttttacaataataacaatattgttataggaaataataatataggaaataataatataggaaataataatataggaaataataatataggaaataataatataggAAATAACAACAGTCCCCGTATGAAATATGGTTTATGTGGTAGTCACACAAGTATTGATAATATGAAAGATAATCAAATGAAAGgtaatcatataaaaagtaataataataataataataataatactagtattagtagtagtaataatatttataataatattaatgatgatgatacATTTCAAAATGATTATTGTCACAATGACAATACCTTTAGTATtagaagaaaaaacaaTACTAATATAAATAGTAACATATACAACaatgatgatataattTATACAATAAATAGTTTAAATGATTATATGAGCAATACCttattacattttaaaGAGAAATATA is part of the Plasmodium reichenowi strain SY57 chromosome 12, whole genome shotgun sequence genome and harbors:
- a CDS encoding hypothetical protein (conserved Plasmodium protein, unknown function); the encoded protein is MDVKVYTSNIIEIDISNHNKIRSSNIYNHKKLKETIRQNAKKIRDITFKYWIKEKQLQPGIFVKNDENINDKMIIKNNKDIINNINNDKKISYSYVDSIERCITNSKDEDGVLYIDHLYTYLIRQLYILFCSLEVRKKKNNVQFDFTRIYKYIYNYKKLESHISYEYLKKYNINDDIIKNDIENFHFYAYDHNIEDPKKYCDMEENYNNANYNICIYLPTRKEIDILFIIDQLYDYFYFVLYVPITTKEKDLIFFPFNIKNNLLVQYHFNIFIPYEYIYYTTYKKINNFILNYSKLVKNYELFNFLYKDNDTIILIPLIAYNKLGYRIGSGKGYYDKTLTKTRKENYIIKQIKNIQMNDNIITKNKDHDIQKANHLNLGTKNDTNNIICSNVKNIKDKTINNEIEIYTQNKQKIYFNEIKIGVSFEMFLYDIEFSETTDLILDYMINENNIYHFIL